The Persephonella sp. genome segment TTTACAATTGAATTGGCATAAGCTATATCACCTACTTTTTTGGTAACAGGAAGAGATTCGCCTGTAAGGGCAGACTGGTCTACAAGAATAAAATCCCCCTGCACAAGCTTAACATCTGCAGGGATAATGTCACCAATTTTTAGTTTTATAATATCTCCTGGGACTATATACCGGGCATCAACTTCTTTCCATACACCATCTCTTAAAACAAGACTTTTCTTTGCAAGTTTTTCTTTTAAAACTTTTAAGGCTGATAAAGCTTTATGTTCTTGCCAGAAATCAACCCCTGCATTCACAAACAGGAGAATCATGATGATTGTAAAATCTTCCCATTTTTGAACAGAGGCAGAGAGAATGGCTGCTATTTCAATCATCCATGGAATAGGACCCCAGAAACGCCTGAATATTCTATGCCATAGAGGTTCTTCTTTTTCGGGTATCTCGTTTAATCCATATTTTTTAAGTCTTTCTTTGGCTTCTTCTTCTGATAATCCTTTATTTAAATCTGTTTGTAGTTCTTTTATTACTTCATCAATAGGCTTGTCTTTGAACTCGTCTATGTTGGCCAATTTCTACTCCTCCTGCTCTTCCTGTTTTTTTCTTTTTAGCCAGTCCATAAATATAAATACACCTGCAAATAAGGCTCCTCCTATCGCTATGTATCCAAGATAATAAAATATGCAAAATAGAATATCCTTATCACACATGCTGGCTAACCTCCTGCATCAACATATTCTTTGCAAGCAGCTCAAAACTTTCTGTTAGTGTAGGGTGTGGATGTATTCCATTTGCCACCTGCTCTAAAGTTAATTTATTGGCAACTATAAGGGAAGCCTCTCCAATAAGAGAAGATGCCCCTTCTGTTATTATATGAATGCCTATTATCTGGTTGTTTTTCTTATTAACTACAAACTTTAAAAATCCAAAATCTGTATCAAATATCTGTGCCCTTGCGTCTATCTGATATGGGTATTTGCCAATTATATAATCAATTCCTCTGCTTTTTGCTTGCTGTTCTGTAAGTCCAGCTGATGCAATTTCTGGGTCAGAGAATAAAACCCATGATAGTTTATCAAGGTTAACAGTGTGTTTATTGCCTTCTAAGATATTTCTTGCAGCAGATAATCCCTGATTCCTTGCAAGGTGCTGGAATTTAGGCTGTTTTATAACATCTCCAACTGCATATATATCTGGATTTGAGGTTTGATAATATTCGTTTGTAATTATTCCTTTTTTATCATACTCAACATTAACTTTTTCAAGGTTTAAACCTTCTATATTTGGTTTTCTTCCAACGGCTATTAAAACCTTTTCTACTTCTACTGTTTGGAGATTTCCTTCTTTTTCAAATGATACTTTGAATCTGCCGTTCTCAAAATCAATCCTTTTCACAAGGGATTTTAGATGAAGCTGTATTCCATCCTTTTGTATTTTATCCTGTAAAATAAGTGCAAATTCTTCATCAACAGGCATTAAAATTCTTTCCATCAGCTCAACAATAATAATTTTTACGCCTAGTTTATTAAACATCTGCCCAAATTCTATTCCTATAGGGCCACCACCAACGATAAGAATTGATTCTGGAAGCTCTTCCATATCAAAAATATTCCTATTTGTCCATACTTTATCTAAACCATTTCCTTCAATTGGTGGTATAAAAGGGGAAGAACCTGTTGCGATTATTGCCTTTTCAAATTCTACCGTTTCAGTTGAACCATCTAATTTTTTAATCTCAATCTGATTTTCAGAAATAAAACTTCCTTTGCCTTTTTTAAAAGTAAGATTTTCTATTTGAGAAAGTCTTTTAAGGGCAGTATTTGCTCTTCTTTCAAGGATACTTTCTTTCCTTTTTATTACATTTTTCCAGTTTATTTTTATATTTCCTTCTATATCTATTCCAAAAATATCTAATTTTTTTGTCTGATAAAAATAATCAGCTGAGGTTTCAAGAATTTTTGATGGAATACAACCTTCAAATAAACATTCTCCACCAGGTTTTCCTCTTTCATCTATCAACAGGACTTTTTTTCTTTTTTTTGCTAAAAATTCTGCTGCTGGAGTTCCTCCAGGCCCTGCACCTATAATTACTACATCATATTTTTCCATTTTGACCCTCCAATTTTTATAATGTTTCTCCTTTAAGAATTTGCAAAGCTTCTTCTACTGTTTTGTTTTCAACAGTTATTGCATAAATTGCATTGGCCATTTTTATGGCATCTTCAAGGGTATTTTGGTGAATATTTCTTCCTGTGCCGTTTCCCCTTGCTCCTCCAATATGTATTTGCTCATAAAGTTCAGTCAAAAACTGCTCAGGATTTTCTTTTTTACCTCCTTCACAGAGAACTCCCGTATTTCCTGCAGCTAAAACAGCTTCTTTTAAAGCTTCTGCAGATTTATGTCCTTCTTTATAAGGAACTTTTAGTTTTACAAAATCAGCTCCAAGGCAGTTTGCAACACCTGCTGCACCTGCTATCAGATGAGGATCGTGCTCATCTTTTATGGCTTTTCCTTTTGGATACATCCATAAAACAGCAACCATACCTTGTTGATGTGCTTCGTAGATAAGCTGTGCAGCCTGTTTTAGCATCTTGTGTTCAAACTCACTTCCTAAATAAACTGTATATCCAATACCGTAGATTTTTAGTCCAGACTTTTCCTTAAAATCTAAAACCTGCTCAAATGAATACCACGCAAGGCTTATTGGATCTCTTATTTCATAGGGAACAAGATTAGTTTTTGAGTTTATTTTTACAAGGTAAGGAACCGTGGGGTATTTTTTGCCGTATCTTGCTATTAATCCCATCTGAGTTGCAAATATACCTATTTTTGCAAGAGAGGCTATTCTAAAAAGATGTTCAGGATGAGCATCATCTAACGGAATTCCTTCTCCATAAAAATCGTCATTCAAATGTTCTACTTTCTGATCACCGGCAAAAAGCATAAGCCTTCCACTTCCACCGGTGATTTCGTTCATATTCTTTATATATTCATTAACTTTATCTTTAGGCACATCTGAAGGGACTTCAAAATTCATTTTTATCCTCCTTTAAAAAACTTGGCTTTTAAGTTGTTTTTTAAATCCAGGGAATTTTGCAAATACAAATCTTTTGTTCCTATAAACGTGGAAGAAAAATACTTTTACAGCGTCGTTAAATAGGAACCATACCATTGCATATCCCCACATAAATAAAGCCCATTCCCATCCAATTGGCGTAATAAGGTCAAATCCGTAAACAGCTATAACCGTTCCAATAAAGCTTGTTCCTATTGTGGCCCAGAATAAAGTAGAAGAAGGCCATGGTTTTTCCCAGAACCATGTTTTTCTTCTTGTGTTGAAAATAGTGTTATGTCCTGCAACAAGAAGTTTTGTGAAGATAATAGACTGAATCATATCCATTGGCAGTTTCCAGTATTCTACAAGTAGGAAATACAATGTAAATGAAGAAATAACTCCTGCTACTCCTAGCCATGATGAAAGAACTAGTATTTCTGTCATATCCCAAGTCTGTGGTTTTGGAGAAGCTTTTTCATGGTCGTAAGCTATAGTGAGAATAGGAATATCATTTAATAAAGCTAAAAGGATAATCATAAGAGCTGTTATTGGATAGAAATTAAATATTACGATGGAGAGAGTCATAAACAGGATTATTCTAATTGTTTCTGCAATTCTATAAATAGTGTAAGATTCCATTCTTCTGAAAATTTCTCTTGAGATTCTGATTGCATCAACTATCACTTTTAGACCAGGTGCAAGAAGGACAATATCAGCAGCAGCCCTTGCAGCGTCAGTAGCTCCTGCCACAGCAATACCACAGTCGGCTTTTCTGAGAGCTGGTGCATCATTAACACCATCTCCAGTCATTCCAACGATATGTCCTGCCTTTTGAAGTTTATCCACAATAAAGTATTTATCCTCTGGAAACACCTGTGCAAAACCGTTTGCTTCTTCAATAATTTTGATGATTTCTGATTCGTGTCTTTTAACAATTCCGGCAGGCAGTTTTCTTCTTTCAAGTTCTTGTTCTACCAACTGGGCGATTTCTTCTGCAAACTTCTCAGCTTCCTTTTCAGTCACGTGTGGGCTTAGTTTTTGATAAATTGCTTTTGCTATAACTTCTGCTAAAACTGTGTATTCTTCGTAAGTCTCACCTCTAAGCTGTTTTATATCGTATATCTTTTCTCCGATACCGAGTATCTTGGCTATGTATCTGGCAACGGCAATGTTATCACCTGTTACCATTTTTACTTCTACGCCGAGTCTTTTTGCCTCTTCAACAGCCTCTTTTGAATCTTCCCGAGGTGGATCAAACAGTGGAATAAGACCTACAAAATGGAATTTAGGTTCATCAGGTTTTTTATATGCAACCCCTAAAGTTCTAAAACCATTTTGTGCAAACTCTTCTACTTTTTGATAAACAACCTCTTTATCAAATTCTGAATCATCACACATTTCAATAATAACTTGAGGTGCACCTTTAGCCACCAATAATTGAGTTCCATCATGTTCTACAATGGCTTCTGTTCTTTTTCTGACAGGGTCAAAAGGAATGAACTTAATCTGTTTCCACTCTTTAAGTTTATCGTAAAGATTGTGTTCTTTTAGCCAATCAAATATAGGAATTTCAATTGGGTCTTTATTTTCTTCTTTTGAAGCAAGGGCGGCATAAAATATTACATCTTCAGTCTTATAACCATCTACCGTAAATGGTATAGAAATAGTCATCTGATTTTTTGTAAGGGTTCCAGTTTTATCGGAACAAAGAATATCCATTCCAGACATTTCCTCAATTGAGGCAAGCCTGCTGACAATAGCCTGTTTCTTTGCTAAGGAAAGGGCTCCTATTGCCATTGTAACCGTAAGAACAGCAGGCAGTGCGACCGGAATAGCCGAAACCGTTAATACAAGGGAAAATCTAAGAAGTTCTATATAGGATTCATGCCGTGATATTCCAACTAATATAATAATTGCCACAAGGAATATTGTGATAATAATAAGAAAGTTTCCAACTTTAATAACCATTTCCTGAAGGTGAGAGCGTTGTTCTCTCTCAGCCTGTGCTACCAGTTTTACAGTTTTTCCAAAATATGTGTTAAGTCCGGTGGCAACTACAACACCAACCATTTCACCCTGTTTTACAACAGAGTTGGCATAAGCTACATCACCTACTTTTTTGGTAACAGGAAGAGATTCGCCTGTAAGGGCAGACTGGTCTACAAGGATAAAATCCCCTTCTATAAGCTTCATATCAGCAGGAATAATATCCCCTATCCTGAGTTTTACTATATCCCCAGGAACAATATATTTTGCATCTATTTCTTTCCATACGCCGTCTCTGAGAACTATAGCTTTCCTTGCTAACTTTTGTTTTAAAACCTTTAAAGCAGAAAGTGCTTTATGCTCCTGCCAGAAATCAACCCCTGCATTCACAAACAGGAGGATCATGATGATTGTAAAATCTTCCCATTTTTGAACAGAGGCAGAGAGGATGGCTGCTATTTCTATCATCCATGGAATAGGACCCCAGAAACGCCTGAATATCCTGTGCCATAGAGGTTCCTCTTTCTCTGGTATCTCATTCAGCCCATACTTTTCTAAGCGTTTTTTAACTTCTTCTTCAGAAAGTCCTTTATTTTTATCAACTCCTAACTCTATTAGTGTTTCTTCTACAGATTTATTCTTATACTCATCAACAACAGCCATCCTTTCCCCTCCACTGTATTATTCATTATGCATTCCAAGTTTTTTTTCTATTTCATATACAGCAAGGGTTGTTTTGATTATTGCGTCTGGATTGATAGATATTGTGTCTATTCCCTGTTCAACAAGAAACTGGGCAAAATCCGGATGGTCTGATGGTGCCTGTCCACATATACCAATTTTTCTTCCTACTTTTTTGGCTTTGTGAATTGCCATCGCTACCATTTCTTTAACGGCTTCATTTCTTTCATCATATAAATGGGCTACAAGGTTTGAGTCCCTATCAAGACCCAGGGTTAACTGTGTTAAATCATTTGAGCCAATTGAAAATCCGTCAAAATACTGGGCAAATTTTTCAAGGAGAATTACGTTAGATGGTATTTCTGTCATTACGTAAACCTGCAGACCATTTTCTCCTCTTTTAAGGCCGTATTCATTCATAACTTCTTCTACTTTTTTACCTTCCTCTACTGTTCTACAGAAAGGTATCATCGTTATTACATTGTCCAGTCCCATTTCCTCCCTAACCTTCTTAATAGCTTTGCACTCAAGACCAAAGGCGTCTTTAAATTCCGGAGAATAATACCTTGAGGCTCCTCTCCATCCAAGCATTGGGTTTTCTTCTTTTGGCTCAAAATAATGTCCACCTAATAGATTTGCATACTCGTTTGATTTAAAATCTGAAAATCTAACTATCACTGGCTTTGGATAAAATGCAGCTGCAATTTTTGCTATACCATAGGAAAGTTTATCCACATAAAATTGGGTGCAGCTATTATATCCAAAGGTTCTAACTTCTATTTCTCTTGCAAGATGAGGGTCTTTTTCTTTAATTTCTTCAAAGTGCAGTAATGCGTTAGGGTGAATTCCAATATAGTTGTTTATAATAAATTCCTCCCTTGCAAGACCCACCCCTGCATTTGGGAAGAATGAATACATAAATGCATTTTCAGGGGTAGCAATATTCATCATTATTGGAGTTTTTGTTTTAGGAAGTTTTGTAAGGTCAAACTCTTCTTCTTCATATTCTATTTTTCCTTCATATACGTATCCGGTATCTCCTTCTGCACAGGAAACGGTGACCAGCTGACCATCTTTTAAAACTTCTGTTGCGTTATGGGTTCCGACAACAGCAGGAACTCCAAGTTCCCTTGCAACAATTGCAGCGTGGCAAGTTCTTCCTCCTCTATTTGTAACAATAGCTGCTGCCTTTTTCATTATTGGTTCCCAATCTGGATCTGTCATATCTGTGACTAAAACATCGCCTTCCTCAAAATTTTCCCCTTCTTCCGGAGACATAAGGATTTTTACTTTTCCTGAAGCTATTTTGCTTCCTACAGCAATACCTGTAACGAGAACTTTTTTTCTTCTTTCTTCAGGTGGTTCGGTGATTTTATAGACTTTGATTTTTGTCCGATCTTTTCTTGAATGAACTGTTTCAGGTCTTGCCTGAACTACAAATAATTCATTTAATTCCCCATCTTTTGCCCATTCTATATCCATAGGAGTCCATCTGCCATTTCTTTCTGAGTAATGCTCTTCAATAAGCATTCCCCATTTGGCAAGTTTAAGGACTTCTTTATCTGTAAGGGAAAATTTTTTCTGTTGTTCTAAAGGAACAGGAACTATTTTTGTTTTTTCCTCTCCTTCCCCGTAAATCATCTTTTTATCTTTGTGTCCTAATTTTTTCTCAATTATTGCTTTATAGCCTTTTTGGAGAGTTGGTTTGAATACAAGGAATTCATCAGGTGTAACGGCACCGCCTACTATAAGTTCCCCTAATCCGTATATTGATGTAATGAGAACAACGTCTTTAAATCCACTTTCAGTATCTAATGTGAACATAACACCTGAAGAACCTTTGTCTGAACGAACCATTTTTTGAACTGTTGCTGAAAGAGCTACAGAAAAATGGTCAAATCCAAATGTTTCTCTGTATGAAATAGCCCTGTCTGTGAAAAGAGACGCATAGCATCTTTTAATTGCATCTAAAAGGGCTTCATCTCCTTTGATGTTTAGATATGTTTCTTGCTGTCCTGCAAATGATGCTTCTTCTGTGTCTTCTGCAGTTGCAGATGAACGAACGGCAACATCAACGTATTCCTGACCGTATTCTTTGCTTAACTGATGGTAATAATCAAGAATTTTTTCTTTTAGGTCTGGAGGAAATTCTCCTCCCCTTATAAGATTTCTAACCTTTACACCATGTCTGTGGAGATTTTCTACGTCATTTACATCAAGGTCTTTTAATGCTTCTTTAATTTTTTCTTTGAGATTGTTGTAATCAAGGAAATACCAGTAAGCTTCTGAGGTGGTGGCAAAACCATTAGGGACATTTACACCTTTTGAAGATAGGGCATTAATCATTTCCCCAAGGGAAGCATTTTTACCCCCTACCAGTGGGACATCATCCATTGTAACTTCTTTTAGCCAGACAACTAATTTTTTATCCATTTTGGTAACCTCCTATTCTGTTGAAATGCAACCACATTTATAAATATAAGAATATTCTTATATTTGTGTAGGGGTTTTTGTATTAATTTAGATTCAGATTCAGTTTCTATAATTCCATTGATATCATAGATATTGAGACTAAATATCAATTATGGTAAAATAACAAAGGTTAAATATAAAAAGGTAAAATATGGAATATTTGATAATAGAGGTTTTTTTGCTTATTGCCGGTTATATTCTTTATAAGAGGATTTTCGATAAGAAAAAATGCCCGAAATGTGAGGTATAAGTATGAAAAGATGCTTATTAGCTGTGGCTGGTTTGGGTTTTTATACTGCTGTTGCACAGGAGCCACAAAAGCCGTTTATACTGGAACATATACTTCATAAACATAAGATAAATTTTGTTAATTCAACTGTTTATCAGCAGATAAATGGTTATGGGGCTATTTTTAACAGTTCTCATGTTTTTACATTATTAAAATTTACACCTGAAGATGAACTATTTATCAACGCTTCAATAACATTTGGAAATGGAATTACTTACAAACTGGAAAGGGAAGGATATTCTCTGTCTTCAACTGCAGATGACCTTGAGGATTATCTAAAGGATATTAATGATACAGGCAGAGATTATCTGCTAGAGCTTTATTATCAAAGATATTTCGGAAATTTAACATTTGCAGGAGGGCTTATAGATTCAACCGCTTATATTGATGCAAATAATTTTGCCAATGATGAAAATACACAATTTTTGAATGATGCTTTTGTTAATAATCCGATAGCTGTTTTGCCTTCTTATAATCCCGGTATTTATCTTTCTTACAAGGTTTCCGATACTACCGGAATTTCAGGGGTTTATATGCAGAACAAACCGGATAAAGGTAATGTCGGTATTGTTGAAATTGAGTATGAGACAGATGATTTTTCAGTAAGACCTTATTACTACTATCTGTTTGGAACTTATGAGGATAAAGGTGCCGGA includes the following:
- the lpdA gene encoding dihydrolipoyl dehydrogenase — protein: MEKYDVVIIGAGPGGTPAAEFLAKKRKKVLLIDERGKPGGECLFEGCIPSKILETSADYFYQTKKLDIFGIDIEGNIKINWKNVIKRKESILERRANTALKRLSQIENLTFKKGKGSFISENQIEIKKLDGSTETVEFEKAIIATGSSPFIPPIEGNGLDKVWTNRNIFDMEELPESILIVGGGPIGIEFGQMFNKLGVKIIIVELMERILMPVDEEFALILQDKIQKDGIQLHLKSLVKRIDFENGRFKVSFEKEGNLQTVEVEKVLIAVGRKPNIEGLNLEKVNVEYDKKGIITNEYYQTSNPDIYAVGDVIKQPKFQHLARNQGLSAARNILEGNKHTVNLDKLSWVLFSDPEIASAGLTEQQAKSRGIDYIIGKYPYQIDARAQIFDTDFGFLKFVVNKKNNQIIGIHIITEGASSLIGEASLIVANKLTLEQVANGIHPHPTLTESFELLAKNMLMQEVSQHV
- a CDS encoding aldolase, which produces MNFEVPSDVPKDKVNEYIKNMNEITGGSGRLMLFAGDQKVEHLNDDFYGEGIPLDDAHPEHLFRIASLAKIGIFATQMGLIARYGKKYPTVPYLVKINSKTNLVPYEIRDPISLAWYSFEQVLDFKEKSGLKIYGIGYTVYLGSEFEHKMLKQAAQLIYEAHQQGMVAVLWMYPKGKAIKDEHDPHLIAGAAGVANCLGADFVKLKVPYKEGHKSAEALKEAVLAAGNTGVLCEGGKKENPEQFLTELYEQIHIGGARGNGTGRNIHQNTLEDAIKMANAIYAITVENKTVEEALQILKGETL
- a CDS encoding plasma-membrane proton-efflux P-type ATPase, with the protein product MAVVDEYKNKSVEETLIELGVDKNKGLSEEEVKKRLEKYGLNEIPEKEEPLWHRIFRRFWGPIPWMIEIAAILSASVQKWEDFTIIMILLFVNAGVDFWQEHKALSALKVLKQKLARKAIVLRDGVWKEIDAKYIVPGDIVKLRIGDIIPADMKLIEGDFILVDQSALTGESLPVTKKVGDVAYANSVVKQGEMVGVVVATGLNTYFGKTVKLVAQAEREQRSHLQEMVIKVGNFLIIITIFLVAIIILVGISRHESYIELLRFSLVLTVSAIPVALPAVLTVTMAIGALSLAKKQAIVSRLASIEEMSGMDILCSDKTGTLTKNQMTISIPFTVDGYKTEDVIFYAALASKEENKDPIEIPIFDWLKEHNLYDKLKEWKQIKFIPFDPVRKRTEAIVEHDGTQLLVAKGAPQVIIEMCDDSEFDKEVVYQKVEEFAQNGFRTLGVAYKKPDEPKFHFVGLIPLFDPPREDSKEAVEEAKRLGVEVKMVTGDNIAVARYIAKILGIGEKIYDIKQLRGETYEEYTVLAEVIAKAIYQKLSPHVTEKEAEKFAEEIAQLVEQELERRKLPAGIVKRHESEIIKIIEEANGFAQVFPEDKYFIVDKLQKAGHIVGMTGDGVNDAPALRKADCGIAVAGATDAARAAADIVLLAPGLKVIVDAIRISREIFRRMESYTIYRIAETIRIILFMTLSIVIFNFYPITALMIILLALLNDIPILTIAYDHEKASPKPQTWDMTEILVLSSWLGVAGVISSFTLYFLLVEYWKLPMDMIQSIIFTKLLVAGHNTIFNTRRKTWFWEKPWPSSTLFWATIGTSFIGTVIAVYGFDLITPIGWEWALFMWGYAMVWFLFNDAVKVFFFHVYRNKRFVFAKFPGFKKQLKSQVF
- the ppsA gene encoding phosphoenolpyruvate synthase codes for the protein MDKKLVVWLKEVTMDDVPLVGGKNASLGEMINALSSKGVNVPNGFATTSEAYWYFLDYNNLKEKIKEALKDLDVNDVENLHRHGVKVRNLIRGGEFPPDLKEKILDYYHQLSKEYGQEYVDVAVRSSATAEDTEEASFAGQQETYLNIKGDEALLDAIKRCYASLFTDRAISYRETFGFDHFSVALSATVQKMVRSDKGSSGVMFTLDTESGFKDVVLITSIYGLGELIVGGAVTPDEFLVFKPTLQKGYKAIIEKKLGHKDKKMIYGEGEEKTKIVPVPLEQQKKFSLTDKEVLKLAKWGMLIEEHYSERNGRWTPMDIEWAKDGELNELFVVQARPETVHSRKDRTKIKVYKITEPPEERRKKVLVTGIAVGSKIASGKVKILMSPEEGENFEEGDVLVTDMTDPDWEPIMKKAAAIVTNRGGRTCHAAIVARELGVPAVVGTHNATEVLKDGQLVTVSCAEGDTGYVYEGKIEYEEEEFDLTKLPKTKTPIMMNIATPENAFMYSFFPNAGVGLAREEFIINNYIGIHPNALLHFEEIKEKDPHLAREIEVRTFGYNSCTQFYVDKLSYGIAKIAAAFYPKPVIVRFSDFKSNEYANLLGGHYFEPKEENPMLGWRGASRYYSPEFKDAFGLECKAIKKVREEMGLDNVITMIPFCRTVEEGKKVEEVMNEYGLKRGENGLQVYVMTEIPSNVILLEKFAQYFDGFSIGSNDLTQLTLGLDRDSNLVAHLYDERNEAVKEMVAMAIHKAKKVGRKIGICGQAPSDHPDFAQFLVEQGIDTISINPDAIIKTTLAVYEIEKKLGMHNE